From one Chlamydiifrater phoenicopteri genomic stretch:
- the pyk gene encoding pyruvate kinase: MITRTKVVCTIGPRTSSEEMLNALLDAGMNIARLNFSHGSHEEHAKVITRLQTLRQERGVPLAIMLDTKGPEIRIGKIRHGAMNISKGQKLSLVARELEGDEQGVSLYPASVISHISPGVEILVDDGYIHAKVTKIIEDGLEIEFTVNGTLKSHKSVSIRGVDVDLPFMTDKDREDLRFGIEQGVDFVAASFVRYPEDVKSMKKFLAENGRPDMPIIAKIENQSGVQNFNQIADVADGIMIARGDLGIELSVVEVPVLQKRMAKIARDKGRFCIIATQMLESMIHNLLPTRAEVSDIANAIYDGASAVMLSGETASGNYPIEAVNIMKAVISKTEGNISCDEFSQCDDGACILNVSSGLKALGSSVVSIVKRAKVRAIVVYTENGVSPVFLAKYRSEIPVLAVTTSSSLYHRLSAEWGVYPMLTGESNRTVWRRQACLYGLEQRFFSEDDRILVLSRSSGSRETNMLAIASVKDIIRGE, from the coding sequence ATGATTACACGAACAAAAGTTGTTTGCACTATAGGTCCAAGGACATCCAGTGAAGAGATGTTAAATGCTTTATTAGATGCTGGGATGAACATTGCTCGGTTAAACTTTAGTCATGGATCCCATGAGGAACATGCTAAAGTCATTACTAGATTGCAGACCCTTCGTCAAGAAAGAGGAGTTCCTTTAGCTATCATGTTGGATACTAAAGGGCCGGAGATCCGGATAGGAAAGATTCGTCACGGAGCTATGAATATTTCCAAAGGACAAAAGCTTTCTTTAGTAGCTAGGGAATTAGAGGGCGATGAGCAGGGAGTGTCGTTATACCCAGCGTCGGTGATTTCTCATATTTCTCCTGGGGTAGAGATTCTTGTAGATGACGGTTATATCCACGCTAAGGTAACCAAGATTATTGAGGATGGATTAGAAATAGAATTTACCGTTAATGGAACTTTAAAATCCCACAAGTCCGTAAGTATAAGGGGTGTAGATGTCGATCTGCCTTTCATGACTGATAAAGACCGTGAAGACCTTAGATTTGGCATAGAACAAGGGGTAGATTTTGTGGCAGCCTCCTTTGTTCGTTATCCTGAAGATGTTAAGAGTATGAAGAAGTTTTTGGCTGAGAATGGAAGACCGGATATGCCTATCATAGCCAAGATTGAAAACCAATCTGGAGTGCAAAACTTTAATCAGATAGCTGATGTTGCTGATGGCATCATGATTGCTAGAGGTGATTTAGGTATAGAGTTGTCTGTGGTCGAAGTTCCTGTTTTGCAGAAGCGTATGGCAAAAATTGCCAGAGACAAAGGGCGTTTTTGTATTATTGCTACGCAAATGTTAGAATCTATGATCCATAATCTATTGCCGACAAGGGCAGAAGTTTCTGACATAGCAAATGCTATATATGATGGAGCTTCAGCTGTGATGCTTTCCGGAGAGACAGCTTCAGGAAATTATCCTATAGAAGCAGTGAATATTATGAAGGCTGTTATTTCTAAGACTGAAGGCAACATAAGTTGTGATGAATTTTCTCAATGTGATGATGGGGCCTGCATTTTAAATGTTTCTTCTGGACTAAAGGCTTTAGGATCCTCTGTTGTTTCTATCGTTAAGCGAGCAAAAGTAAGGGCAATTGTTGTTTACACGGAGAATGGGGTATCGCCTGTGTTTTTGGCTAAATACCGTTCAGAAATACCTGTCTTGGCAGTAACAACTTCTTCCTCTTTGTACCATAGGCTTTCTGCAGAATGGGGAGTATATCCAATGCTGACGGGAGAATCCAACAGGACTGTGTGGAGGAGACAAGCATGTCTTTATGGTTTGGAACAAAGGTTCTTTTCAGAAGATGATCGTATTTTGGTTTTAAGCCGTAGCTCCGGAAGCAGAGAAACAAATATGTTGGCAATAGCCTCGGTAAAAGACATTATCAGAGGAGAGTAA
- a CDS encoding lipid A biosynthesis lauroyl acyltransferase (Acylates the intermediate (KDO)2-lipid IVA to form (KDO)2-(lauroyl)-lipid IVA), with product MSKSRQSKTKHLRRILAELPLYLSVSAIIHILKCFPISFIHLTGKLLGRIAYISLKDYRNTALRNLALAYPEKTFAERQQIAQKSFAHLGITLLEILSVERIAKKINNLIHIETESKRDPTFPATIISDLELESIYQRLAKKEGLIAFCGHQANWELPFLFITKDYPGLALAKTVKNQLLDKKICKLRELHKGKISSPKDGISKCLKALHQGNLVGIVGDQALLMSTYSYPLFGSEAWTTISPAILAHRTSAPIIAVAVSREKHGYVLRPSPPFFIDKDLSPKEACSALMDKLMRFLEIGIRHRPEQWMWLHKRWKKKLPSSLKKKFSFSRILILLDENFSKEREVVLSRWITIFKGADISVAAEDAHSRQLIADITSKHPETKISLLKDSSEIFSIPNTFEAVFDCTNNKALRRHLKKTGTNHAFPLAKKTTKELFSLTESFLK from the coding sequence ATGAGCAAGAGTCGTCAATCAAAAACAAAACATCTTCGACGCATTCTGGCAGAATTACCTCTTTACCTCTCTGTCTCCGCCATCATTCACATACTCAAATGTTTTCCTATTTCATTCATACATCTCACAGGTAAGTTACTAGGTCGAATTGCTTACATAAGCCTTAAAGATTATAGAAATACTGCACTAAGAAACCTTGCTCTAGCGTATCCAGAGAAAACTTTTGCAGAGAGGCAACAGATTGCCCAGAAATCTTTTGCTCACCTCGGAATTACTTTATTAGAAATTCTTTCCGTAGAAAGAATAGCTAAAAAAATCAATAACCTTATTCACATAGAAACAGAATCCAAAAGAGACCCTACTTTTCCCGCCACAATTATTTCAGACCTCGAATTAGAGAGTATTTATCAAAGACTTGCAAAGAAAGAAGGGCTTATCGCATTCTGCGGGCATCAAGCCAACTGGGAACTCCCATTTCTTTTTATTACCAAGGATTATCCTGGACTAGCCTTGGCGAAAACAGTCAAAAATCAGCTCCTTGATAAAAAAATCTGTAAATTACGAGAATTGCACAAAGGAAAGATCTCATCTCCCAAAGATGGTATCAGCAAATGTTTGAAAGCTTTACACCAAGGCAACTTAGTAGGTATTGTCGGAGATCAAGCTTTGCTTATGTCGACATATTCTTATCCTTTATTCGGAAGCGAGGCATGGACAACCATATCACCAGCAATATTAGCTCACAGAACCTCTGCTCCAATCATAGCTGTAGCCGTATCTAGGGAAAAACACGGTTATGTACTTCGCCCTTCCCCCCCGTTTTTTATAGACAAAGATCTGTCTCCTAAAGAAGCTTGTTCTGCTCTTATGGATAAATTGATGCGTTTCCTAGAAATTGGTATTCGACATCGACCAGAGCAGTGGATGTGGCTACATAAACGTTGGAAAAAAAAACTTCCGTCTTCCCTTAAGAAAAAATTCTCCTTTAGCCGCATCCTTATATTGCTCGATGAAAACTTTTCAAAAGAAAGAGAAGTGGTTCTTAGCCGATGGATTACAATATTTAAAGGTGCGGACATATCCGTTGCTGCAGAAGACGCCCATTCTAGACAACTAATAGCAGACATAACCTCCAAGCACCCAGAAACGAAAATATCTCTTCTAAAAGACAGCTCTGAGATTTTTTCCATTCCCAATACGTTCGAAGCTGTATTCGACTGCACAAATAACAAAGCTCTCCGAAGACACCTAAAAAAAACAGGAACAAACCACGCTTTCCCCTTAGCAAAAAAGACCACCAAAGAACTTTTTTCTCTAACAGAAAGTTTTCTTAAATAA
- the cdaA gene encoding diadenylate cyclase CdaA, with the protein MDASHLIPLAEIVLIWAFLHYLLKFFWGTRAMDVVFGFLFFLFLFVLSDRLNLPVINKLMLNVVNIAAVAVFIIFQPEIRLALSRIRIRGRKYNLNAKDHFIEQITNTVYYFSERQIGALIVLENKDSLNEYLNLSSVALNADFSEELLKSIFEPTSPLHDGAVIIRGEVIAYARVILPLAQDTAQLSRTMGTRHRAALGASQKTDALIITVSEENGNVSLSRDGLLTRGVKMDRFKAVLRSLFAANKNRNKSYKSWLSF; encoded by the coding sequence ATGGATGCTTCCCATTTAATTCCTCTTGCCGAAATTGTTTTGATTTGGGCGTTCTTACACTACCTCTTGAAATTTTTCTGGGGAACAAGAGCCATGGATGTGGTCTTTGGCTTTTTATTCTTTTTGTTCCTATTCGTTCTTTCTGACAGACTAAATCTTCCTGTTATAAACAAGTTAATGCTTAATGTAGTGAATATCGCCGCTGTAGCCGTCTTTATTATTTTCCAACCTGAAATTAGACTAGCTCTTTCTCGAATACGCATCCGAGGAAGAAAGTATAATCTAAATGCCAAAGACCATTTTATCGAACAAATTACCAATACTGTTTACTATTTTTCCGAAAGACAAATTGGCGCTCTTATCGTACTGGAAAACAAAGACTCTCTCAACGAATACCTCAATCTATCTTCCGTTGCACTGAATGCTGATTTTTCTGAGGAATTGCTCAAATCTATCTTTGAACCTACTTCACCTTTGCACGACGGCGCAGTTATTATACGAGGAGAGGTTATTGCTTACGCTAGGGTAATTTTACCTCTGGCCCAAGATACGGCGCAACTCTCTAGGACAATGGGGACTAGGCACAGAGCAGCCTTAGGGGCCAGCCAAAAAACGGATGCCTTGATCATTACTGTTTCCGAAGAAAATGGAAACGTTTCTTTGTCTAGGGACGGGCTTCTAACCAGAGGAGTAAAGATGGATCGATTTAAGGCTGTATTAAGGAGTTTATTCGCAGCAAATAAAAATAGAAATAAATCTTATAAATCATGGCTTTCTTTCTAA
- a CDS encoding CdaR family protein — protein MKSFLFSLFVKNWPRKLVSLVFAVSIWFLVNQTTTVSKTLTNIPIRIIGLLPEQTVVGLLPTGLLKKRITITITGNKIVVQDLRPNDLEVVIDASGHRESWIASIDKHNLVSLNQNVDIRKQVTSVVASDVFINLTKFITEDITVTIMPPTGNPPRGYEYLDVWPKYLNQKISGPQEQIAALKEQGLELTLNLNKVSAEELDKNYIEQNHHDEVVFKVPDSWKKISVPFGDNTLITLNDPKADFLRILFLKQELMPLDAKLPIFLFFPVKYSASINPLDYSILPTKAVSQKNGIPVLNIPLYVKDVSRLFLDVVKDNLSVAVVVIPSQQPSSQANCAIEFIDEKTLENTFVKTTIEHETYENEILRQADEQQIRHRFREYLRKITLFNDSGKPLSLSAKVKENKVIITEQKLSLMKNDIPLKKPSGITLEQH, from the coding sequence ATGAAATCGTTTTTATTTTCTTTATTCGTAAAAAATTGGCCAAGAAAACTCGTTTCTCTAGTATTTGCTGTTAGCATTTGGTTCCTCGTTAATCAAACCACAACGGTCTCTAAAACGCTTACCAACATCCCTATTCGTATTATAGGCTTACTCCCAGAACAAACTGTCGTAGGCTTGCTTCCCACAGGATTATTAAAAAAACGAATAACTATCACTATTACAGGAAACAAAATCGTTGTCCAAGATTTACGTCCTAATGATCTTGAAGTAGTGATCGATGCTTCTGGACATAGAGAAAGTTGGATAGCTTCTATTGATAAGCACAATCTTGTAAGTCTAAATCAAAATGTAGACATAAGAAAACAAGTAACCTCTGTTGTTGCTTCGGATGTCTTTATCAACCTAACAAAATTTATAACAGAAGACATTACTGTCACTATCATGCCTCCAACAGGGAATCCTCCCAGAGGCTACGAATATCTTGATGTATGGCCTAAATATTTAAATCAAAAAATCAGCGGGCCTCAAGAACAAATTGCTGCATTAAAAGAACAAGGGTTGGAACTAACTTTAAATTTGAATAAAGTCTCTGCAGAAGAGTTAGATAAAAACTATATAGAACAAAATCACCACGACGAGGTTGTTTTCAAGGTCCCTGATAGTTGGAAAAAAATTTCCGTTCCCTTTGGAGATAATACTCTTATTACTTTAAATGATCCTAAGGCTGATTTTTTAAGAATATTGTTTCTGAAACAAGAGCTAATGCCTCTAGACGCAAAATTACCTATATTTCTTTTTTTCCCAGTCAAATATAGTGCTTCCATAAACCCTCTAGACTATTCCATCCTACCTACCAAAGCTGTTTCTCAAAAAAACGGCATCCCCGTACTAAATATTCCTTTATACGTCAAAGATGTTAGCAGACTATTCCTTGATGTCGTTAAAGATAATCTTTCAGTAGCCGTCGTGGTTATTCCTTCTCAGCAACCTAGCTCCCAGGCCAACTGTGCCATCGAGTTTATCGATGAGAAGACTCTAGAGAACACTTTTGTAAAAACTACCATAGAACACGAAACTTATGAAAACGAAATTCTGAGACAAGCTGACGAGCAACAGATTCGACACAGATTTCGAGAATACTTAAGGAAAATAACTCTCTTCAATGACAGCGGTAAACCTCTTTCCCTGTCTGCAAAAGTTAAAGAAAACAAAGTGATTATTACAGAACAAAAGCTATCACTAATGAAAAATGATATTCCTTTAAAAAAACCCTCTGGTATAACTCTAGAGCAACATTGA
- the uvrA gene encoding excinuclease ABC subunit UvrA, with protein sequence MQQNHIVELINVRVRNLKNASAYFYFGEIVLLTGPSGSGKSSLAFDTIFASGHRQYASTFNLSEHFQLPQAPEADDIKGLTPTIAIHRHSIKSTNPYSTVGTTTKITEYLKTLFSLLGIIRDPNTKQPVVFGSKEKFLKNILALPENTKIQLRISLNPKNLSPETLTTLIQKGFSKILYDGQLMSLYDLQNSSKIKQLSHLNLVVDTISVKPSNASRIASSLFKAFDEGHGICFLAQPNHEEQKLSLTPNLPEELSFPLSPQDFSNKTEKGRCPKCLGLGSLVQLNPQTSINEELSISENACIPAGKYQTAYYQAVYDALAKNYNFSLKTPWKQLDKVAKKVFLHGDPNKYLEINLFGKKSYIRWKGVIPELAERFILSSSKQVKSKLSPYLTISKCPTCQGNGYHPWISNVTLGGKTFAETLSMPIASLSEHLKNLSMSPTEKIFSQEIIQNLENKISLMNRLGLGYLSCDRPMQSLSGGEARRTMLAKQISFGPVGIIYVLDEPSIGLHPLDTEKLSLCIQELKQKGNTIILVDHYDHSLSFADRIIDIGPKAGSFGGNILFNGTPEDFLKKSDSMTAKFLRKEAVIEIPKKRRTSSECLRIENISTNNLKNVTLNIPKGLFISITGVSGSGKSSLINDTLVPIMEACLNGYPLNSEHSKIKVYGKEIFSNVISINQKAPGKNKRSVPATYIGVFNLIRDLFAEQPLANQFGLTKSSFSFNTPDPEHLCSSCSGLGEIQISESCEEYAVPCSACKGKRFSPKVLSVSFRGKNIADILDMTALEAETFFQDYPTIHEKILSLTQIGLDHLQLGRPLSTLSEGECQRLKLAAELHSFKRMKKPTLYVLDEPTTGLHTQDIKDLLKILYAFTELGHTVVVVEHNAHVIKMSDLVIDLGPVGGPEGGYILHECTPEELIKTSSQTGRFLQPFLSSTNLLPLHHSSQRHSAPELPDIEIIQANKNNLKNIDVTIKRNAFNVISGPIASGKNSLAFGTIFSEGMLNYSDLLPSYLAPLLPKASHSEGGKVHNLSPVVALSSEDMKIFEKNAISSQNSPANKSLAKIVGIYDLLKLIFISVGVPTDPETQNPLKDVHEESLTEDLLAKANGNYVTIVAPFTSDNIKEEFQEKQRMGYVKFFGNKQIFDIDNFPLKDLQEAGAVINHLLIAEKNKSKISQAFSLAFDLSGDKCIFLISDKENTKSIQQARKGLQNHLGTTFPKISSETFSEENPLSSCKKCLGKGFLKTFDLSLHKDKLSQMSPKELFTYFFPQKTNLKEDEQAILNLGLSFTEKIKQFSSKEIERLLKGSESYPGIETLLSQKLRDNSEEEWFFLKHFLSKKLCTECSGTGLNSFSLSIKVEGSSLLDLMNNSFANLESFFDPTLYSPTLSSVLLPIKQKLTSILSSIKMLGLSHLSLIRSLDTLCTSELYFAYIVSKTSNFLSNIIYILESPASYLYPRELPKLVELFTRLKTLRNTIIATDRNNQLTVFADHNIHLGPLSGPEGGYLCPLSQSPTSATPSPLKPSKNTFQEWIITEEVTIGKKTETSYKAPLNTLACITGSANAEPSALLRDGFLKTGKNLLTLPSSKIKHLIFLDSHIDRSYTRSDVGTYLDLSPLLRKFFASLPKSIAHNLSPSSFSSNTKKGMCSSCFGTGKLHSQQTSLSQEEIRCPECHGFMLNPISLSVFYQEKHFGEILRLPAYVLSETFPFLKKLVAQIQIMKELQIDYLPLEKKLSSLSKGERYLIEIAKTLCKKNVAPSLYLLDKPSSQLDKKGIQALVKILKQLVNDGHSVLCADHSKEILQSASYVLELT encoded by the coding sequence ATGCAGCAAAATCATATTGTAGAATTAATTAATGTCAGAGTACGAAACCTGAAAAATGCTTCTGCTTATTTTTACTTCGGAGAAATAGTTTTACTTACCGGCCCCTCTGGATCAGGGAAGTCTTCTCTAGCTTTCGATACCATCTTTGCTTCTGGACATAGACAATACGCTTCAACATTTAATCTTTCAGAACATTTCCAACTACCACAAGCTCCCGAGGCTGATGATATTAAAGGGCTCACTCCAACAATCGCCATTCACCGACACTCAATAAAGAGCACCAATCCTTATTCTACAGTGGGAACCACAACGAAAATTACGGAATATTTAAAAACACTTTTTTCTCTTCTTGGCATCATCAGAGACCCAAACACAAAGCAGCCCGTGGTGTTTGGATCCAAAGAAAAATTTTTAAAAAATATCCTAGCTCTTCCTGAAAACACTAAAATTCAGTTAAGAATTTCCCTCAACCCTAAAAATCTTTCTCCAGAAACTCTTACAACCCTTATCCAAAAAGGCTTTTCTAAAATTCTCTATGATGGACAACTCATGTCCCTTTACGATCTTCAAAATTCTTCTAAAATAAAACAGCTATCTCATCTTAACCTTGTCGTCGACACAATATCTGTCAAACCATCCAATGCATCCAGAATAGCCTCTTCCTTATTTAAAGCCTTCGATGAAGGCCACGGTATTTGCTTTCTTGCCCAGCCTAATCACGAAGAGCAAAAATTATCATTAACCCCAAACCTACCCGAAGAACTCTCTTTCCCTTTATCTCCTCAAGATTTTTCTAACAAAACAGAAAAGGGGCGATGCCCTAAATGCCTTGGGTTAGGGAGCCTAGTGCAACTAAACCCCCAAACTTCCATTAACGAAGAACTCAGTATTTCCGAGAATGCTTGTATCCCCGCAGGTAAATATCAAACTGCTTACTATCAGGCTGTCTATGACGCCTTGGCAAAAAACTATAATTTCTCACTGAAAACACCTTGGAAACAGTTGGACAAAGTAGCCAAGAAGGTTTTCTTACACGGCGATCCAAATAAGTACTTAGAAATCAATCTATTTGGCAAAAAATCTTATATCCGATGGAAGGGCGTTATTCCCGAACTGGCAGAAAGATTTATCTTATCTTCTTCCAAACAAGTCAAAAGCAAACTTTCACCCTACCTCACCATCTCGAAATGCCCTACATGCCAAGGGAATGGCTACCACCCATGGATCTCAAATGTTACCCTAGGAGGAAAAACTTTTGCAGAAACTCTTTCTATGCCCATAGCTTCTCTTTCTGAGCATTTGAAAAATCTGTCTATGAGTCCGACAGAAAAAATTTTTTCTCAAGAAATTATTCAAAACCTTGAAAACAAAATTTCCTTGATGAACCGCTTGGGATTGGGCTACCTCTCCTGCGATCGACCCATGCAATCGTTATCTGGAGGGGAAGCAAGAAGAACAATGCTAGCAAAACAAATTAGCTTTGGCCCCGTAGGCATTATTTATGTTTTAGACGAACCCTCAATAGGACTACATCCATTAGATACCGAGAAATTGTCTCTTTGCATCCAAGAGCTCAAGCAAAAAGGCAACACTATCATTCTTGTCGATCATTACGATCACTCTTTGTCCTTTGCAGACAGAATCATCGATATCGGCCCCAAAGCCGGATCCTTTGGAGGAAATATCCTATTTAACGGAACTCCTGAGGATTTTCTAAAGAAATCTGATTCCATGACGGCTAAATTCCTCAGAAAGGAAGCTGTGATAGAAATTCCAAAGAAACGAAGAACTAGTTCAGAATGCTTGCGGATAGAAAATATCTCCACGAACAATCTCAAAAATGTCACCTTAAATATTCCTAAAGGACTCTTCATCTCCATAACAGGAGTTTCTGGATCAGGAAAATCTTCTCTTATTAATGATACGTTAGTCCCTATTATGGAAGCTTGCTTAAACGGCTATCCACTAAACTCTGAACACTCCAAAATCAAAGTCTACGGCAAAGAAATTTTTTCTAATGTAATCAGCATTAATCAAAAAGCCCCCGGAAAAAATAAACGTTCAGTTCCCGCCACCTACATAGGTGTTTTCAATCTTATAAGGGATTTATTTGCAGAACAACCTTTGGCTAATCAGTTCGGATTAACAAAATCTTCCTTCAGCTTCAATACTCCTGATCCCGAACATCTTTGTTCATCATGCTCTGGTTTAGGCGAAATACAAATTTCTGAATCTTGTGAAGAATACGCTGTACCATGCTCCGCATGTAAAGGGAAGCGCTTTTCTCCCAAAGTATTGTCTGTTTCTTTCAGAGGAAAAAATATTGCTGATATTTTGGATATGACTGCCTTAGAAGCCGAAACGTTTTTTCAAGATTATCCAACTATTCATGAAAAAATTCTTTCATTAACTCAAATAGGATTGGATCATTTGCAATTGGGTCGACCCTTATCCACCTTATCGGAGGGAGAATGTCAAAGATTAAAATTAGCAGCAGAGCTTCATTCGTTTAAACGAATGAAAAAACCTACTCTTTATGTATTAGACGAGCCCACAACAGGGTTGCACACACAAGATATAAAAGACTTACTAAAAATTCTTTATGCGTTTACAGAGTTGGGACATACAGTGGTTGTCGTTGAGCACAACGCTCATGTCATTAAAATGAGCGACCTTGTTATAGATTTAGGCCCCGTTGGAGGTCCTGAAGGTGGATATATTCTTCATGAATGCACCCCCGAAGAGCTTATAAAAACTTCTTCTCAAACAGGTAGATTTCTACAACCTTTTCTATCCTCGACAAATCTTCTACCCCTACATCACTCTTCCCAAAGACACTCTGCTCCAGAGTTACCAGACATTGAAATTATCCAAGCTAATAAAAATAACCTCAAAAACATTGACGTCACTATCAAGAGAAATGCATTCAACGTAATATCAGGTCCTATAGCTTCTGGTAAAAATTCTTTGGCCTTTGGCACGATATTCTCAGAAGGAATGCTTAATTATTCTGATCTACTCCCTTCTTATTTAGCTCCTTTATTACCAAAAGCATCGCATAGCGAAGGTGGAAAAGTTCACAATCTTTCTCCTGTTGTGGCGCTATCTTCTGAAGATATGAAGATCTTCGAAAAAAACGCCATCAGCTCTCAAAACTCTCCAGCCAATAAATCTCTGGCCAAAATTGTGGGCATCTATGATCTTCTCAAACTAATCTTTATCTCCGTAGGAGTACCAACAGATCCGGAAACACAAAACCCCTTAAAAGATGTCCACGAAGAATCTTTGACTGAAGACCTTCTTGCTAAAGCAAATGGAAATTATGTGACAATAGTAGCTCCATTCACATCAGATAACATCAAAGAAGAGTTCCAAGAAAAACAAAGAATGGGGTACGTAAAATTTTTTGGAAACAAACAAATTTTCGATATCGATAACTTCCCGCTCAAAGACTTACAAGAAGCTGGAGCTGTTATCAATCATCTGTTGATTGCAGAAAAGAACAAAAGTAAAATTTCACAAGCATTTTCTTTAGCATTCGATTTATCAGGAGACAAATGTATCTTTCTGATATCAGATAAAGAGAATACTAAATCCATTCAGCAAGCTCGCAAAGGCCTTCAAAACCACTTAGGAACAACATTCCCTAAAATTTCTTCAGAAACGTTTTCTGAAGAAAACCCCTTAAGCTCATGTAAGAAATGCTTAGGAAAGGGTTTCTTAAAAACATTCGACTTGTCTTTACATAAAGACAAATTATCTCAAATGTCTCCCAAAGAACTTTTCACCTATTTCTTTCCTCAAAAAACTAATTTAAAAGAAGACGAGCAAGCCATCCTGAACCTTGGATTGTCTTTTACAGAAAAAATCAAACAATTCTCCTCTAAAGAAATAGAAAGATTGTTAAAAGGTTCTGAAAGTTATCCCGGAATAGAAACCCTCCTTTCCCAAAAATTACGAGATAATTCGGAAGAAGAGTGGTTCTTTTTAAAACATTTTCTATCAAAGAAACTATGCACAGAATGCTCTGGAACAGGCTTAAATTCTTTTTCTCTTTCCATTAAAGTAGAGGGCTCATCTTTGCTAGATCTCATGAATAATTCCTTCGCAAATCTGGAATCATTTTTTGATCCCACACTCTACTCTCCAACTCTATCTTCTGTGCTTTTACCCATCAAACAAAAGCTAACTAGCATTCTTTCTTCCATCAAAATGTTAGGCTTATCGCATCTGTCTTTAATTCGTTCTTTAGACACTCTCTGTACTAGTGAACTGTATTTTGCTTACATCGTTTCTAAAACAAGTAATTTCTTATCAAATATTATTTATATCTTAGAGTCTCCAGCCTCTTATCTTTATCCTCGAGAGCTTCCAAAACTTGTAGAACTTTTCACCCGATTAAAAACTTTGCGTAACACCATTATAGCGACAGATAGAAATAACCAACTGACTGTTTTTGCCGATCATAATATCCACCTGGGACCTCTTTCTGGTCCTGAAGGAGGATATTTATGCCCTCTCAGCCAATCCCCAACTTCTGCTACTCCTTCTCCTCTAAAACCATCGAAAAATACTTTCCAAGAATGGATTATAACAGAAGAGGTAACCATAGGGAAAAAAACAGAAACTTCCTATAAAGCTCCCCTGAATACTCTGGCTTGTATAACGGGATCTGCAAACGCTGAACCCAGTGCTTTGTTGCGCGATGGATTTCTTAAAACAGGCAAAAATTTGCTAACCCTCCCTTCTAGCAAGATTAAACACTTAATCTTCCTAGATTCACATATAGATCGATCTTACACAAGATCTGATGTAGGAACTTATTTGGATCTATCTCCTCTATTGCGAAAGTTTTTTGCATCACTCCCAAAATCTATTGCCCACAATCTTTCTCCATCTTCTTTTAGCTCAAATACTAAAAAGGGTATGTGCTCATCATGTTTTGGGACAGGCAAACTACATTCTCAACAAACATCATTGTCTCAGGAAGAAATCCGCTGCCCAGAGTGCCACGGATTTATGTTAAACCCCATAAGTTTAAGCGTCTTCTATCAGGAAAAACATTTCGGTGAAATTCTACGACTCCCAGCATATGTCCTCTCAGAAACGTTCCCTTTCTTGAAGAAATTAGTTGCTCAGATTCAAATAATGAAGGAACTACAGATAGATTATCTGCCACTAGAAAAAAAGTTATCCTCTCTGTCCAAGGGTGAAAGATATTTAATAGAAATAGCAAAGACTCTTTGCAAAAAAAATGTTGCCCCCTCCCTGTACCTTCTAGATAAACCCTCTTCTCAACTAGACAAAAAAGGAATTCAAGCCCTGGTTAAAATCTTAAAACAACTAGTAAATGATGGTCACTCCGTCCTTTGTGCAGACCACTCAAAAGAAATTCTTCAGTCTGCTTCCTACGTCCTAGAGTTAACTTAA